AGGAATGACGACGGTATTCAATCCGAAATGACTAAGGATATTGAGGCCTTCGACCCAATGAGGTTCCTGACCGACCTTATAGATCTCGTATACGGGCAGGGTGAAATGGCCGATCGTGAGTGCTGCAGCGCTTGCAGCAACAAGACATGCACCGCCTTCGATCCGCTGCCTGAGTATCTCAGGAATGGGGGTCCCCTGCCACTGCCTCAGGGCATAAGTCGGGCTGCCGGGGCCGACGAGAAGGTAATCTGCACCCTTCAGGGTACGAAAGATCTGTTCTGCCTCTCTTGTGGGAATATCCTTGGACTTGAAGGAAAGGACTTCCATTGGATAGCCGACACTGACGTGGAAATACTCCACTGCCCTCCTGGACAGCTGATCGGCGTTCAGCTGAAACCCCGCAGGCGTATCGAGGAAAAAGGCCTTGGGAGATCTGCCAAGACGCGAAAGAACCTCTCTATGGACTTCAACCATCGTGGCAGTGAGTTCACCGGAACCCATGAGAACGATCATACCCTTTCCTGATGACAAGAAAGATCCTCTCGAAAGCCTGTCCTCAAAGTTTGTGAAGTGTCTGGGTTATGTGTTCTCTCACCCCCGACGCATACTCTTATTTCAGCGCCTTTTCCTGCGGTTGTCAAGTCGGAAAAGCATAAGGGCAGGTCATGGTATCCTATAACTATGAAGAGAGAGGCAGGTGGTTCTATGGGAAAGATCGAATTGCGATGGGCTGGTGATGACAGCAGAATGTTTATCGGACACGACAGTTACGGTCAGACCGTTGTAGCTGGAAAGTGGACGAAGGGGGACGGGGAGGAATGGAAAGGGCTTAAGCCCTCTGACTTGCTCGTCATAAGCCTCTGCTCCTGTTCGGCATATGACGTAGTCGAAATCCTCAAAAAACAGCGAAAGAACCTGATCGGTCTTTCCATTACTGCCGACGCGAAACAGACATCAGAACCTCCGTACCCGTTCACCGATATCCACCTGCATTACGTGATTACCGGAAAGGAGATCTCTCCTGAGCAGGCGAAAAAGGTGATCGAGCTCTCACAGAACAAGTATTGCTCTGTGGCTGCCACCATTCGTGGCGTAGCGAAGATTACCTATAGTTATGAAGTAAGGGAGGGGTAAGAATCGGTCCTCTGCGTCCGGAGGGGAATGAGTCCCTATCCAACGCCGGCCTTATGTTTTTTTCTTCAGCCGTTTGTCCTCATACATCATCTTGTCCCCCCGAGCAAGCAGCTGATCGAGCGAAGACGGGCGTACTGGATCATAGTGGGCTGTGCCGACACTGAGCGACAGGTCATAGCCGCAGCCTCTTCCTGGATTGAGTCTCTCGAGGTTCTCGCGGAGACGAGCGGTAACATTGTTTATATCATGCTCCGTGCCTCCTACCAGCATAACCACAAACTCATCGCCGCTGATGCGGGCAATCACATCAGCCTCGCGAAAACAGTCTTTGAGGATATTGGCAGTCTCGATGATCACGAGATCTCCTTCCCTGTGCCCCATGGTGTCGTTGATCTTTTTGAGATTATCGATATCGATATAGAGTATGTAGAGTCCCCGCTTCAGCCGGTTGGACAACTTCAGCTGCTGTTCGGCCAGGGGAAAGAATCCCCGACGGTTCGTGAGTCCCGTGAGTTCATCGGTAAGGGACAAGGCACGAAGCCCTTCCTCCAGCCGCTTCCGTTCGCTGATATCCCTGTCAAAGGCAAGAATATATTTGTGGTTCCCGAATTCGAGCAAACCGGCGCTGATCTCGACGGGGAAGATCGTGCCGTCCTTCCTGCGATGGGTGATCTCAGCCTTGATCCATTCCCCTTCCAACATCCGGCTAATCCGAGCCGGCGCCTCTCTTGCGGCATCAGGCGTATCAAGATCTCTTATGTTCATGGCCAATAACTCGTCCATGGTGTATCCATGCATTTCCGCTGCCGCCTGATTTGCAGTCACAATCTGTCCTGCCTTTTCTCCTTCGGTATCTAAAATGAAGATTGCGTCCCCGGCGCGTTCAAAGATCATCCGGTAGCGATTCTCGGTATCCAGCAACATCTCCTCCAGGCCCGTTGCTGTCCTGAAATCCAGCCCTTCCTCCCTCTTCACGAGGGCGTAAAAATCGCAGATAAGACAGTCCTTATACTCCTCGGCAAAGGTACCCTGAACCCGTCCCGGGCACATGGTGCCCGCCACAAGCCAGCATGCCCTACCGGCATTCTTCCCGCCGTGAACACCATCGAGCTTCCTGTAAATGGCGGCGAGGCATATGCCGATCTCTCTGACGTTCTTCCCGCCGAGCTCCCTCCCGCATTCTTTAACGTCCCAGCAGTTTTTCTTTCTTTTCTTCATGATATTTCTCTTATTATAAAGGATTAGAGAGAGTTTGGTTAAGTGACATGGATTACAATTTAGGTTTCGTTCTGATTATAGCGATGTTAAGGAGGAATAGGGAAGGCGGCAGAAACACCCTGGATTTCTGCCCGTTCTGCAGAAGGGAAGCCGGTCTCACGTCCTCCTTCAGGAGGGAATTCCTCTCTTTTGATAAATCCCACGGTATTGCCCGAAGGGGTCACATTGAAAAGCCCACGGTAGGAGGCGGGCCTTGAGCAGCCCCGCTTTGTCTTTTCGCAAAATCTGTGGTATGGTGGTCTTACAGGCAAGATGAAAGGTGGCGTGGATGAAGATACTATTGGCAACGGACGGCTCGAAGTATTCCGAGGCTGCAGCCGATTTCCTAACCTTTCTTAAGCTACGCCCTGAGGACGAAATTACGGTTTTTCATGCCCTCTCCTGGATCCCCTTTCGTTACGACAGGGACTTCTATTTCGATGCGCTGAACGAGATAAAAAGGGAGATCGCTCCGAGGATTCTCGACAGAAGCCTGGAAATTCTCAGAACGGTCAAGGCCAGACTGAGTACGCTCATCCTGGAGGGTTCTCCTGAACAGTGTATTGTCGATGCAGTCAAAGAGTCGGAGACTGATATGATTGTAATGGGCGCAAGAGGCATCAGAGGAATCGAATCGCTTTTTGTCGGAAGCGTTACACGATCGGTCGCGGTCACTTCACCAAAACCCGTTCTTGTTATAAAACTCCCGAGAGACAGGAGAAGACCTGAGAAGATCAGAATACTCCTTGCCGCTGACGGCTCTGATCATTCTATGGCAACGGGAAATCTCCTCTCTTCAGTCCCCTTTGGCGATGACGCCGAAGTGATGGTGCTCAATGTTGTCCCGCCTGTCTTCGTCGATATCCCCCAAACCTTCGTTCCGGAAATCAATGAAAGATTCCTCGAGGTCGCGGAGAAGGAGCGATCGGCAAGAATGGTCGAATCGAAAAAACTCCTTGATGGGATGAGGGAACACTTGGGCAAGAACTTCACGCAGATACAGGTCCTGTCGGAAGTCGGCGACCCGGCAAAAGAGATCCTTAAGGTCTCCCAGAGAGAGAGAGCGGACATAATAGCAGTGGGGTGCAGAGGGTTAAGGGGGATAAAGGGGATGCTCGGAAGCGTATCGCGAAATATCCTTGCCCATTCTGAATGTTCAGTCCTCATCGGCAAGGCTTGTAAAGAGTGAAGGATAGCAATTGTCAGGAAGGCTTGGATCGGAGCCCTTGGAGGATAGTATGGGTGAAATAATCTTTGATCGCATCGAATCGGAGGTGAGATTCCTGAATCCCCTCAAGGAATTCTCCGAGGAAGTCCATAGGATCGAAATCCGCAGGGATCCACTCCTTGGGGATGTGAGCGTTTATAACCCCTATCTCAAGGACAAGGCCACGGCCTTCTTCGGCAAGAGCGATCCCGAGTTAATAAAACGGCTTGTTGAGGAGAGCGAAAGGAATTGTTTCTTCTGCGGGGAAAAGGTCGAAAAGGGCACCCCCCGTTTTCCATCCGATCTCATTCCTGAGGGACATTTAAAGATCGGAGAGGCCATCCTTTTCCCGAATCTCTTTTCCCTCGGCACCTACCATCCTGTGGTCTGCCTCTGCAAGTCCCATTTTTTGAAACTCTCGGAGTTCAATCCTGAACTGGTTGCAAACGGCCTCTGCGTTGCCCAGGATTTTCTGAAGATCATTTACGCCAGGGACCCTTCGG
The DNA window shown above is from Thermodesulfovibrionales bacterium and carries:
- a CDS encoding OsmC family protein; protein product: MGKIELRWAGDDSRMFIGHDSYGQTVVAGKWTKGDGEEWKGLKPSDLLVISLCSCSAYDVVEILKKQRKNLIGLSITADAKQTSEPPYPFTDIHLHYVITGKEISPEQAKKVIELSQNKYCSVAATIRGVAKITYSYEVREG
- a CDS encoding diguanylate cyclase; this encodes MKKRKKNCWDVKECGRELGGKNVREIGICLAAIYRKLDGVHGGKNAGRACWLVAGTMCPGRVQGTFAEEYKDCLICDFYALVKREEGLDFRTATGLEEMLLDTENRYRMIFERAGDAIFILDTEGEKAGQIVTANQAAAEMHGYTMDELLAMNIRDLDTPDAAREAPARISRMLEGEWIKAEITHRRKDGTIFPVEISAGLLEFGNHKYILAFDRDISERKRLEEGLRALSLTDELTGLTNRRGFFPLAEQQLKLSNRLKRGLYILYIDIDNLKKINDTMGHREGDLVIIETANILKDCFREADVIARISGDEFVVMLVGGTEHDINNVTARLRENLERLNPGRGCGYDLSLSVGTAHYDPVRPSSLDQLLARGDKMMYEDKRLKKKT
- a CDS encoding universal stress protein, which produces MKILLATDGSKYSEAAADFLTFLKLRPEDEITVFHALSWIPFRYDRDFYFDALNEIKREIAPRILDRSLEILRTVKARLSTLILEGSPEQCIVDAVKESETDMIVMGARGIRGIESLFVGSVTRSVAVTSPKPVLVIKLPRDRRRPEKIRILLAADGSDHSMATGNLLSSVPFGDDAEVMVLNVVPPVFVDIPQTFVPEINERFLEVAEKERSARMVESKKLLDGMREHLGKNFTQIQVLSEVGDPAKEILKVSQRERADIIAVGCRGLRGIKGMLGSVSRNILAHSECSVLIGKACKE